Sequence from the Salinicoccus sp. Bachu38 genome:
GCCTACTATACGGATATCGGTGTACTCTACCGGGACGCCAACTATGAGCCGGTGCTCCAGTCGGTCTTCCGCCGGTATGGCATCTCCTATCACATTGACCAGAAAGTGCCCATGCATTCTCACCCGTTCATCCAGTTCATTATGAGCATCCTGGAGTGCTACATGAGGAACTATGAATTCGGCGCATTCATGAATGTCCTGAAGACGGGCTACCTGTGCGAAGCGTCCGAACGCCACTACATCGATCAGCTTGAGAACTTCGCGCTGGAGCGCGGGCTGAGCGGGTCCGCGCTGTTTGATGACGAACAGTTCCGCTACCATACCGAGGTGACGGATGAAGGCATCAGGCGGGTGGACAAAAGTGAAGCCTATGCCGGTATGATCGCCTTCAAGAATGAAGTGCTCGGAAAACTCGAAAAGATCTTCAGGGAATTCAGGAAGGACGGCACGGTGCGCGACTACATCAACGTCATCTATGACTTCATCGTGGACGAGGGCATCATCGAGGTGCTTGCTGAAGAGATGAAGGCACTCGATGAAAGGAATGCGATACAGACGCGGGATGAGACCGAGCAGGCCTACAACATGTTCGTCCGTCTGCTTGATGATGCCTATACGGTGTTCGATGATGAAAAGGTGCCATTCGCGCTTTTCTATGAAACTTTCATCGATGGCCTGAAGAATGCGGAGTTCAGCCTGCTGCCATCGACGATCGACCAGGTGATGGTCGGCTCCCTCGACCTGTCTAAGGTGGAGAACAAAAAATACATCTTCATCATCGGTCTGAACCGGGACGTTATGCCGCGGGAGAGCCGCAATACGGAAATCATCTCGGATGAGGAGAAGACGGTGTTTGAACATGCAGACATCGAGCTCTCTCCAAGCTCCAGGACCCTTGCGCAGGATGAGCGCTTCGTCTTCTATCTCGGGGTGACCCGGGCGACGGAGGGGCTCTACCTCAGCTGGTCGGGCACTCTGCCATCCGGTGAAGCCACGAAGGTCAGCCCATTCCTTGAGGAGCTGATGCCCGGTGAGGCGCGGGTGAAGCACTACGAATACAGACGGACGGCAGAATACGACCGCTTCAACCCGTCCCGTCTGATCACATCCATAGAAAGCATGGAGCCGCTTCTGCACCTGAAAGTGCGGGAGATGATGACCGCCCCCGTCAGGAGGCCGGAAGAATTCCTTGAACTGCCGGAGTACAGGGGGTGGATCGAAGCCTACCATGTACTGATGAAGGAGCGCTGGCACGATGTGTATCCGCGCCTCAAGCGCAACCTGACCTATGACAACCGGGCAGATCCGCTGACGCGCGAAGCGGCAGAGGCACTCTATACCGCCGAAATGAATGCCAGCGTCTCGAGGTTCGAATCGTTCTTCAGATGTCCATTCCAGCATTTCAGCCGATATGGCCTGAAGCTCAAGGTGCGTAAACCGTATCAGGTGGCCCCGCTCGAACTCGGCAACCTGTATCATGAGGTGCTCTATGATGTCGTCAAGTCACTCGACTATACGCTGCTCCACCCGGACGCACGGATCCGCGAACAGGTGGCCGAATCCATCGAGCGATTTTCGCAGGCCATCCAGTTCGGCATATTCGAGCATACCGGATACTATAAATCCCTAAAATCGAGAGCCCGCGACGCCATCATCAAACTGCTCATGTTCATGAAGGACATCGAGGCGCTCGGGCACTACAGGATCGCCGATGTCGAGCTGTCATTCGGTTTCAGGGACAGTCCGATGGAGGAGGTCACGCTGACGAGCAATGACGGCTACCGGATCCACCTGCGCGGGAAGATCGACCGCGTCGACATGTACGAGACGAAGGACGGGGCCTATGTCAACCTGATCGACTATAAATCGAGCACCCGCAGCATCTCGCGGGAAGGCGTCCTGAACGGACTGGAGCTGCAGATGATGACCTACATGCATGTGCTGATGGACCAGGGGAGGGGACACTTCGGCAAGGAGAAGATCATGCCGAACAGCATGCTCTTCTTCCCGGTCAGGGATCCGCTGCTCTCACTCGACGACGAAGCCGCCCTCGAGGTTGCAGAATCCGAACACAAGAAGCGCATGCGGCCAGATGGCGTAT
This genomic interval carries:
- a CDS encoding PD-(D/E)XK nuclease family protein; protein product: MGINIWTGISGTGKTQRMFDEIDAITSEAPLGSSIYIITPTQNTLRYENIITNPTGQNPSVGSLRTAVFSFARLMWHVFNETGHSTRDALSESGHIMLLHKMMNEMKSEFDFYRDSAQYIKFSGKVLDMLSEFRAYRVSPDDFGRIETPSGRIRDKMHDLELIYRNWEQRITQLQIEDINLADQFIDLLYSDTPIRSLEDAVIYIDGFHNFTESEFALIQALETRVREINLLLTHQGTNKQLFRKTDSVIERMRYHMGDHRLSFEHFGEEFRRSERNGLIQVERYFDRSEDIYDYDGVIFTEAPNVLEEVNDVAREIESLVFDGKAYYTDIGVLYRDANYEPVLQSVFRRYGISYHIDQKVPMHSHPFIQFIMSILECYMRNYEFGAFMNVLKTGYLCEASERHYIDQLENFALERGLSGSALFDDEQFRYHTEVTDEGIRRVDKSEAYAGMIAFKNEVLGKLEKIFREFRKDGTVRDYINVIYDFIVDEGIIEVLAEEMKALDERNAIQTRDETEQAYNMFVRLLDDAYTVFDDEKVPFALFYETFIDGLKNAEFSLLPSTIDQVMVGSLDLSKVENKKYIFIIGLNRDVMPRESRNTEIISDEEKTVFEHADIELSPSSRTLAQDERFVFYLGVTRATEGLYLSWSGTLPSGEATKVSPFLEELMPGEARVKHYEYRRTAEYDRFNPSRLITSIESMEPLLHLKVREMMTAPVRRPEEFLELPEYRGWIEAYHVLMKERWHDVYPRLKRNLTYDNRADPLTREAAEALYTAEMNASVSRFESFFRCPFQHFSRYGLKLKVRKPYQVAPLELGNLYHEVLYDVVKSLDYTLLHPDARIREQVAESIERFSQAIQFGIFEHTGYYKSLKSRARDAIIKLLMFMKDIEALGHYRIADVELSFGFRDSPMEEVTLTSNDGYRIHLRGKIDRVDMYETKDGAYVNLIDYKSSTRSISREGVLNGLELQMMTYMHVLMDQGRGHFGKEKIMPNSMLFFPVRDPLLSLDDEAALEVAESEHKKRMRPDGVFINEHEAYDSQLDETSIGIQGMLADLDDFKAYNRYLPISVSKNGKINARTKSKYFSPELFRHYADRIMDMYRNATDEIYGGEVLASPMATDAGNTRLACEMCDFKSACHIDALMNRQDIRKNELDEEAVSLFESEVSIDGPVDR